The window CGGTCCCGAATCCGAGTTTTGAGAAACCTGGATCAGCGAGTCCTGCTTCAAAGGTTGTCATCGTATAAAAACCGTCATTATTATTGCGGAAGAGACTATTGATTTCCAGAGAGAAATTCGTAACGAAGAGATCTTGAACGCCGTCGTTATCGTAATCGCCGGAAGCGATCCCCATACTCGCTGTTGCACGACCTTCTGAATTATAGGCGACCCCTGCGGTGATGGCGACATCTGTGAATGTGCCATCCTTGTTGTTCTGGTAAAGGAAATCGGGAACAGCGTCGTTCGCAACGAAAATGTCAGGATAACCGTCGTTGTTATAGTCTGTAAAGAGCACCCCTAACCCTTTACCGGTGTTGCGAACGCCGGCGCGAGTCGTAACGTCTGTGAATGTGCCATCCCCGTTGTTCCGATAAAGTGTATCACGCGCACCCGGGTATTCATGGGGACCACAATAAATATGAACACCTCCCAGAAAGCACGCATGGGCGGTCTCTAATTGATAATCCAAATAGTTTGTTACATAAAGGTCGAGGTGTCCGTCGAGGTTAAAATCTCCGAAGGACGCGCTAACACTCCAGTTGCCGTCCCCAACCCCGGCGTGCGACGTAACATCGGTGAAGGTACCGTCCCCATCGTTCCGATAGAGTTGATTCCGACCAAAGTTCGTGAGATACAGATCGGCATCGCCGTCATTGTCGTAGTCTGCCGCGAGACATCCCATGCCGTAACCGTAGTTTTGCTGAAGTCCGGCTGCTGCTGTGGTATCAACGAATGTTCCATCACCTTCATTACGATAGAGGACGTTCATGTGGTTAGGGTCTCTGTAAAGTTGAGACGCGCCGCTGAGTGCGCCGCTATTGACGAGATATATGTCGAGGTGTCCATCGTTATTGTAGTCGAAAAAGAGTCCACCGGATCCCATCGTTTCCGGTAGGTATTTCTCTTTGGATACGCCGTTAGTGTGTTTGAAATGGATACCTGCTTGCTGCGTCTGCTCAGTGAAGTGGAGTGTCGTTTCAGCAGCGGACGGACTCACAGTATAGCAGATGAGTATCAGGGAGATGAGTGGGAGAGTCCCTGTTTTGGGAGCGGGCGAGAGATAACAGTCGTTTTTCAATTTTTCCGTAATGTGCGATAGTAATTGTCTGAATCAGGATTTACTGGATTCAAGGATTTTCAGGATTACAGACGCGCCGCGGTTGAGAATCGTCTCTCATCGAAATATCGAAATATTTTCTGAAACTTCATAAAGTTTGTGCTACAAAAGAGGAGTGGGCGTAAGTTCTGCCTGTTAAAAATAAAAGCACCCAACGAGTGGGTGCTTTTAAGTGTTTGTTCACCTTAGAATCCGCCTTTGAGCGCACCCCAAGTTGTCGTGAGTTTGTTTTGCGCTTCAACAGCGGTCTGTGGATCGGTTTCATTCGGATCGAATTCAACATCCGTTGTCGCGAAAATTTTATCGAAGTATGTGCCGTCTTCGCGATGCGCGATGTGG of the Candidatus Poribacteria bacterium genome contains:
- a CDS encoding CRTAC1 family protein; the protein is MKNDCYLSPAPKTGTLPLISLILICYTVSPSAAETTLHFTEQTQQAGIHFKHTNGVSKEKYLPETMGSGGLFFDYNNDGHLDIYLVNSGALSGASQLYRDPNHMNVLYRNEGDGTFVDTTAAAGLQQNYGYGMGCLAADYDNDGDADLYLTNFGRNQLYRNDGDGTFTDVTSHAGVGDGNWSVSASFGDFNLDGHLDLYVTNYLDYQLETAHACFLGGVHIYCGPHEYPGARDTLYRNNGDGTFTDVTTRAGVRNTGKGLGVLFTDYNNDGYPDIFVANDAVPDFLYQNNKDGTFTDVAITAGVAYNSEGRATASMGIASGDYDNDGVQDLFVTNFSLEINSLFRNNNDGFYTMTTFEAGLADPGFSKLGFGTEFIDADNNGSLELFVANGHVWDNVSEITPSLSYRQHCQIFGNTGTGEFKDLSETAGQFFKRPIVGRGVAVGDYNNDGAMDILITCCNESPVLLRNDSQVHNSVKIRLVGTGSNRDGIGAKVWVHTDEMTLFRELTCGGSYASGSERTLLFGIGAQKTIQSIEVRWQSGHTQKLDFSDAESPVNQIIHVVEDPLN